One Cucurbita pepo subsp. pepo cultivar mu-cu-16 chromosome LG20, ASM280686v2, whole genome shotgun sequence genomic window carries:
- the LOC111783279 gene encoding serine/arginine repetitive matrix protein 1-like isoform X1, with protein sequence MSGGFFRGTTADQDTRFSNKQAKLLKSQKFPAELDQLVDTTKVKMDVIRPWIATRATELLGFEDEVLINFIYGLLDSKEVNGKEVQIQLTGFMEKNTVKFMKELWTLLLSAQKNASGVPQQFLDAKEEEIRKKKAETDFLANEIQKKREKEHKEIEEQRSKNMDDGAEKVADFVLEPTSMNRSEDEEEAEKSNGVRGRSSDGHKSRSMSRSPQRLRDSFSQERLSISPRRRDHRDSSSPRHRSSDSRRSRSTSHRKSLSPVVHQLRSPSQHSSPSPHCKSPHQLSSSGQRRSSSPAQRRSPSLDKHNRSPSPSEHCRSLSPIRHSRLPSPARHRRSPSPEWRRRSPSPEWRRRSPSPKWSRRSPSPRRRRRSPSPRRRRRSPSPRRRRRSPSPRRRRRSPSPRRRHRSPSPVRRRRSPTPVRRRRSPTPVRRRRSPTPVRRRWSPSPIRSRRSPSSPRHYRSPSPHRRKSPSLVRRHRSPSPAHYRRSPSPIKRHPSHSPRQRSMSPSSSPIQKWDRPSPHDHHITPSPLERRSPSSPARLKRSSLSQHRSISPYDRSYSSKERGNRSPVKVKSPRVRTSDEKSYSRRGKAKETEARTVENNNNRREVSDSDMEEGYKHKTRSKGRKRHKRSNRSDTSSERRHRRSDRRDTYSERRHRRSDRRDTYSERRHRRSDRRDTYSERRHRRSDRRDTYSERRHRRSDRRDTYSERRHRRSDRRDTYSERRHRRSDRRDTYSERRHRRSDRRDTYSERRHRRSDRRDTYSERRHRRSDRRDTYSERRHRRSDRRDTSSEDSYDSELERKEARRRKEEERRCWKEKKRQRREEHRRKKEKRRAEKTKAKTFSYDCSEECCPSDSAYEAEQRRLEVELRNKALEAFNARKGRRHNRSSE encoded by the exons ATGTCCGGCGGGTTTTTCCGG GGTACGACTGCGGACCAAGACACTCGTTTTTCAAACAAGCAAGCAAAGCTGCTGAAGTCACAGAAGTTCCCTGCTGAACTAGACCAACTG GTTGATACGACAAAGGTGAAGATGGACGTTATCAGGCCGTGGATTGCTACGAGGGCGACTGAGCTTCTTGGGTttgaagatgaagttcttatTAACTTCATATATGGCCTTTTGGATAGCAAG GAAGTAAATGGGAAGGAAGTTCAAATACAACTCACTGGGTTCATGGAAAAGAACACTGTGAAGTTTATGAAAGAGCTTTGGACACTACTTCTAAGTGCCCAGAAGAACGCCAGTGGTGTACCTCAACAATTTTTGGATgccaaggaagaagaaattaggaagaagaag GCAGAGACAGATTTTCTTGCAAATGAAATtcagaaaaagagagagaaggaacaTAAAGAAATTGAGGAGCAGAGATCAAAGAATATG GACGATGGGGCTGAAAAGGTGGCCGATTTTGTATTGGAGCCTACGTCAATGAATCGTTCAGAGGACGAGGAAGAGGCTGAAAAGAGTAATGGTGTTAGGGGAAGAAGCAG tgatgGACACAAGTCAAGGAGCATGTCTCGATCACCTCAACGGCTACGAGACTCCTTTTCGCAAGAAAGATTATCTATTAGCCCACGTCGTAGGGACCATCGTGATTCATCCTCTCCTCGACATAGATCATCTGATTCAAGAAGGTCTAGATCTACTTCACATCGTAAATCTCTTTCTCCAGTAGTGCATCAGTTGCGGTCTCCTTCTCAACATAGTTCACCATCTCCTCATTGTAAATCACCACATCAACTATCTTCGTCTGGGCAACGTCGATCATCGTCACCTGCACAACGAAGGTCACCATCACTTGATAAGCATAATAGATCACCATCACCATCTGAGCATTGCAGGTCACTATCACCAATTAGACACAGTCGTTTGCCTTCACCTGCTCGACATCGTAGATCACCATCTCCTGAATGGCGTCGTAGATCACCATCTCCTGAATGGCGTCGTAGATCACCATCACCAAAATGGAGTCGTAGGTCACCATCACCAAGACGACGTCGTAGGTCACCATCACCAAGACGACGTCGTAGGTCTCCATCACCAAGACGACGTCGTAGGTCTCCATCACCAAGACGACGTCGTAGGTCTCCATCACCAAGACGGCGTCACAGGTCTCCATCACCTGTACGACGCCGAAGGTCACCAACTCCTGTACGACGCCGAAGGTCACCAACTCCTGTACGACGTCGAAGGTCACCAACTCCTGTACGACGTCGATGGTCACCATCTCCAATACGAAGTCGAAGGTCACCATCGTCGCCGCGTCATTACAGGTCACCATCTCCACACCGTCGCAAATCACCTTCCCTTGTGCGTCGTCATAGATCGCCATCTCCAGCACACTACCGGAGATCGCCCTCACCTATTAAACGCCACCCATCTCATTCTCCAAGGCAACGCTCTATGTCACCTTCATCCTCACCAATACAGAAATGGGATAGGCCATCACCACATGATCATCACATAACACCCTCTCCTCTAGAACGTAGATCTCCATCATCTCCAGCACGTCTCAAGAGATCAAGCCTTTCTCAACATAGATCCATTTCACCATATGATCGGAGTTATTCATCAAAGGAGCGGGGAAACCGATCGCCTGTCAAAGTAAAATCTCCCAGGGTCAGAACCAG tGATGAAAAAAGCTACTCACGCCGAGGTAAAGCCAAGGAAACTGAGGCTCGGACTGtcgaaaataataataaccggCGCGAGGTCTCAGATTCTGATATGGAGGAAGGCTATAAGCATAAAACCAGAAGTAAGGGTAGGAAAAGACACAAAAGATCAAACAGGAGTGACACTTCTTCGGAGAGAAGACACAGAAGATCAGACAGGCGTGACACTTATTCAGAGAGAAGACACAGAAGATCAGACAGGCGTGACACTTATTCAGAGAGAAGACACAGAAGATCAGACAGGCGTGACACTTATTCAGAGAGAAGACACAGAAGATCAGACAGGCGTGACACTTATTCAGAGAGAAGACACAGAAGATCAGACAGGCGTGACACTTATTCAGAGAGAAGACACAGAAGATCAGACAGGCGTGACACTTATTCAGAGAGAAGACACAGAAGATCAGACAGGCGTGACACTTATTCAGAGAGAAGACACAGAAGATCAGACAGGCGTGACACTTATTCAGAGAGAAGACACAGAAGATCAGACAGGCGTGACACTTATTCAGAGAGAAGACACAGAAGATCAGACAGGCGTGACACTTATTCAGAGAGAAGACACAGAAGATCAGACAGGCGTGACACTTCTTCGGAAGACAGCTATGATAGTGAATTGGAGAGGAAGGAGGCCCGGagaaggaaggaggaggagaggagGTGTTGGAAGGAGAAGAAGCGACAAAGACGTGAAGAGCATCGACGTAAAAAGGAAAAGCGGCGTGCTGAGAAGACGAAAGCTAAGACTTTCAGTTATGATTGCTCGGAAGAGTGTTGTCCGAGTGATAGTGCGTATGAGGCCGAGCAGAGAAGGTTAGAGGTCGAGTTGAGGAATAAGGCACTGGAAGCATTCAATGCAAGGAAAGGGAGAAGGCATAATAGATCTTCAGAATAG
- the LOC111783279 gene encoding serine/arginine repetitive matrix protein 1-like isoform X2, whose protein sequence is MSGGFFRGTTADQDTRFSNKQAKLLKSQKFPAELDQLVDTTKVKMDVIRPWIATRATELLGFEDEVLINFIYGLLDSKEVNGKEVQIQLTGFMEKNTVKFMKELWTLLLSAQKNASGVPQQFLDAKEEEIRKKKAETDFLANEIQKKREKEHKEIEEQRSKNMDDGAEKVADFVLEPTSMNRSEDEEEAEKSNGVRGRSSDGHKSRSMSRSPQRLRDSFSQERLSISPRRRDHRDSSSPRHRSSDSRRSRSTSHRKSLSPVVHQLRSPSQHSSPSPHCKSPHQLSSSGQRRSSSPAQRRSPSLDKHNRSPSPSEHCRSLSPIRHSRLPSPARHRRSPSPEWRRRSPSPRRRRRSPSPRRRRRSPSPRRRRRSPSPRRRHRSPSPVRRRRSPTPVRRRRSPTPVRRRRSPTPVRRRWSPSPIRSRRSPSSPRHYRSPSPHRRKSPSLVRRHRSPSPAHYRRSPSPIKRHPSHSPRQRSMSPSSSPIQKWDRPSPHDHHITPSPLERRSPSSPARLKRSSLSQHRSISPYDRSYSSKERGNRSPVKVKSPRVRTSDEKSYSRRGKAKETEARTVENNNNRREVSDSDMEEGYKHKTRSKGRKRHKRSNRSDTSSERRHRRSDRRDTYSERRHRRSDRRDTYSERRHRRSDRRDTYSERRHRRSDRRDTYSERRHRRSDRRDTYSERRHRRSDRRDTYSERRHRRSDRRDTYSERRHRRSDRRDTYSERRHRRSDRRDTYSERRHRRSDRRDTYSERRHRRSDRRDTSSEDSYDSELERKEARRRKEEERRCWKEKKRQRREEHRRKKEKRRAEKTKAKTFSYDCSEECCPSDSAYEAEQRRLEVELRNKALEAFNARKGRRHNRSSE, encoded by the exons ATGTCCGGCGGGTTTTTCCGG GGTACGACTGCGGACCAAGACACTCGTTTTTCAAACAAGCAAGCAAAGCTGCTGAAGTCACAGAAGTTCCCTGCTGAACTAGACCAACTG GTTGATACGACAAAGGTGAAGATGGACGTTATCAGGCCGTGGATTGCTACGAGGGCGACTGAGCTTCTTGGGTttgaagatgaagttcttatTAACTTCATATATGGCCTTTTGGATAGCAAG GAAGTAAATGGGAAGGAAGTTCAAATACAACTCACTGGGTTCATGGAAAAGAACACTGTGAAGTTTATGAAAGAGCTTTGGACACTACTTCTAAGTGCCCAGAAGAACGCCAGTGGTGTACCTCAACAATTTTTGGATgccaaggaagaagaaattaggaagaagaag GCAGAGACAGATTTTCTTGCAAATGAAATtcagaaaaagagagagaaggaacaTAAAGAAATTGAGGAGCAGAGATCAAAGAATATG GACGATGGGGCTGAAAAGGTGGCCGATTTTGTATTGGAGCCTACGTCAATGAATCGTTCAGAGGACGAGGAAGAGGCTGAAAAGAGTAATGGTGTTAGGGGAAGAAGCAG tgatgGACACAAGTCAAGGAGCATGTCTCGATCACCTCAACGGCTACGAGACTCCTTTTCGCAAGAAAGATTATCTATTAGCCCACGTCGTAGGGACCATCGTGATTCATCCTCTCCTCGACATAGATCATCTGATTCAAGAAGGTCTAGATCTACTTCACATCGTAAATCTCTTTCTCCAGTAGTGCATCAGTTGCGGTCTCCTTCTCAACATAGTTCACCATCTCCTCATTGTAAATCACCACATCAACTATCTTCGTCTGGGCAACGTCGATCATCGTCACCTGCACAACGAAGGTCACCATCACTTGATAAGCATAATAGATCACCATCACCATCTGAGCATTGCAGGTCACTATCACCAATTAGACACAGTCGTTTGCCTTCACCTGCTCGACATCGTAGATCACCATCTCCTGAATGGCGTCGTAG GTCACCATCACCAAGACGACGTCGTAGGTCTCCATCACCAAGACGACGTCGTAGGTCTCCATCACCAAGACGACGTCGTAGGTCTCCATCACCAAGACGGCGTCACAGGTCTCCATCACCTGTACGACGCCGAAGGTCACCAACTCCTGTACGACGCCGAAGGTCACCAACTCCTGTACGACGTCGAAGGTCACCAACTCCTGTACGACGTCGATGGTCACCATCTCCAATACGAAGTCGAAGGTCACCATCGTCGCCGCGTCATTACAGGTCACCATCTCCACACCGTCGCAAATCACCTTCCCTTGTGCGTCGTCATAGATCGCCATCTCCAGCACACTACCGGAGATCGCCCTCACCTATTAAACGCCACCCATCTCATTCTCCAAGGCAACGCTCTATGTCACCTTCATCCTCACCAATACAGAAATGGGATAGGCCATCACCACATGATCATCACATAACACCCTCTCCTCTAGAACGTAGATCTCCATCATCTCCAGCACGTCTCAAGAGATCAAGCCTTTCTCAACATAGATCCATTTCACCATATGATCGGAGTTATTCATCAAAGGAGCGGGGAAACCGATCGCCTGTCAAAGTAAAATCTCCCAGGGTCAGAACCAG tGATGAAAAAAGCTACTCACGCCGAGGTAAAGCCAAGGAAACTGAGGCTCGGACTGtcgaaaataataataaccggCGCGAGGTCTCAGATTCTGATATGGAGGAAGGCTATAAGCATAAAACCAGAAGTAAGGGTAGGAAAAGACACAAAAGATCAAACAGGAGTGACACTTCTTCGGAGAGAAGACACAGAAGATCAGACAGGCGTGACACTTATTCAGAGAGAAGACACAGAAGATCAGACAGGCGTGACACTTATTCAGAGAGAAGACACAGAAGATCAGACAGGCGTGACACTTATTCAGAGAGAAGACACAGAAGATCAGACAGGCGTGACACTTATTCAGAGAGAAGACACAGAAGATCAGACAGGCGTGACACTTATTCAGAGAGAAGACACAGAAGATCAGACAGGCGTGACACTTATTCAGAGAGAAGACACAGAAGATCAGACAGGCGTGACACTTATTCAGAGAGAAGACACAGAAGATCAGACAGGCGTGACACTTATTCAGAGAGAAGACACAGAAGATCAGACAGGCGTGACACTTATTCAGAGAGAAGACACAGAAGATCAGACAGGCGTGACACTTATTCAGAGAGAAGACACAGAAGATCAGACAGGCGTGACACTTCTTCGGAAGACAGCTATGATAGTGAATTGGAGAGGAAGGAGGCCCGGagaaggaaggaggaggagaggagGTGTTGGAAGGAGAAGAAGCGACAAAGACGTGAAGAGCATCGACGTAAAAAGGAAAAGCGGCGTGCTGAGAAGACGAAAGCTAAGACTTTCAGTTATGATTGCTCGGAAGAGTGTTGTCCGAGTGATAGTGCGTATGAGGCCGAGCAGAGAAGGTTAGAGGTCGAGTTGAGGAATAAGGCACTGGAAGCATTCAATGCAAGGAAAGGGAGAAGGCATAATAGATCTTCAGAATAG
- the LOC111783279 gene encoding serine/arginine repetitive matrix protein 1-like isoform X3 — MDVIRPWIATRATELLGFEDEVLINFIYGLLDSKEVNGKEVQIQLTGFMEKNTVKFMKELWTLLLSAQKNASGVPQQFLDAKEEEIRKKKAETDFLANEIQKKREKEHKEIEEQRSKNMDDGAEKVADFVLEPTSMNRSEDEEEAEKSNGVRGRSSDGHKSRSMSRSPQRLRDSFSQERLSISPRRRDHRDSSSPRHRSSDSRRSRSTSHRKSLSPVVHQLRSPSQHSSPSPHCKSPHQLSSSGQRRSSSPAQRRSPSLDKHNRSPSPSEHCRSLSPIRHSRLPSPARHRRSPSPEWRRRSPSPEWRRRSPSPKWSRRSPSPRRRRRSPSPRRRRRSPSPRRRRRSPSPRRRRRSPSPRRRHRSPSPVRRRRSPTPVRRRRSPTPVRRRRSPTPVRRRWSPSPIRSRRSPSSPRHYRSPSPHRRKSPSLVRRHRSPSPAHYRRSPSPIKRHPSHSPRQRSMSPSSSPIQKWDRPSPHDHHITPSPLERRSPSSPARLKRSSLSQHRSISPYDRSYSSKERGNRSPVKVKSPRVRTSDEKSYSRRGKAKETEARTVENNNNRREVSDSDMEEGYKHKTRSKGRKRHKRSNRSDTSSERRHRRSDRRDTYSERRHRRSDRRDTYSERRHRRSDRRDTYSERRHRRSDRRDTYSERRHRRSDRRDTYSERRHRRSDRRDTYSERRHRRSDRRDTYSERRHRRSDRRDTYSERRHRRSDRRDTYSERRHRRSDRRDTYSERRHRRSDRRDTSSEDSYDSELERKEARRRKEEERRCWKEKKRQRREEHRRKKEKRRAEKTKAKTFSYDCSEECCPSDSAYEAEQRRLEVELRNKALEAFNARKGRRHNRSSE; from the exons ATGGACGTTATCAGGCCGTGGATTGCTACGAGGGCGACTGAGCTTCTTGGGTttgaagatgaagttcttatTAACTTCATATATGGCCTTTTGGATAGCAAG GAAGTAAATGGGAAGGAAGTTCAAATACAACTCACTGGGTTCATGGAAAAGAACACTGTGAAGTTTATGAAAGAGCTTTGGACACTACTTCTAAGTGCCCAGAAGAACGCCAGTGGTGTACCTCAACAATTTTTGGATgccaaggaagaagaaattaggaagaagaag GCAGAGACAGATTTTCTTGCAAATGAAATtcagaaaaagagagagaaggaacaTAAAGAAATTGAGGAGCAGAGATCAAAGAATATG GACGATGGGGCTGAAAAGGTGGCCGATTTTGTATTGGAGCCTACGTCAATGAATCGTTCAGAGGACGAGGAAGAGGCTGAAAAGAGTAATGGTGTTAGGGGAAGAAGCAG tgatgGACACAAGTCAAGGAGCATGTCTCGATCACCTCAACGGCTACGAGACTCCTTTTCGCAAGAAAGATTATCTATTAGCCCACGTCGTAGGGACCATCGTGATTCATCCTCTCCTCGACATAGATCATCTGATTCAAGAAGGTCTAGATCTACTTCACATCGTAAATCTCTTTCTCCAGTAGTGCATCAGTTGCGGTCTCCTTCTCAACATAGTTCACCATCTCCTCATTGTAAATCACCACATCAACTATCTTCGTCTGGGCAACGTCGATCATCGTCACCTGCACAACGAAGGTCACCATCACTTGATAAGCATAATAGATCACCATCACCATCTGAGCATTGCAGGTCACTATCACCAATTAGACACAGTCGTTTGCCTTCACCTGCTCGACATCGTAGATCACCATCTCCTGAATGGCGTCGTAGATCACCATCTCCTGAATGGCGTCGTAGATCACCATCACCAAAATGGAGTCGTAGGTCACCATCACCAAGACGACGTCGTAGGTCACCATCACCAAGACGACGTCGTAGGTCTCCATCACCAAGACGACGTCGTAGGTCTCCATCACCAAGACGACGTCGTAGGTCTCCATCACCAAGACGGCGTCACAGGTCTCCATCACCTGTACGACGCCGAAGGTCACCAACTCCTGTACGACGCCGAAGGTCACCAACTCCTGTACGACGTCGAAGGTCACCAACTCCTGTACGACGTCGATGGTCACCATCTCCAATACGAAGTCGAAGGTCACCATCGTCGCCGCGTCATTACAGGTCACCATCTCCACACCGTCGCAAATCACCTTCCCTTGTGCGTCGTCATAGATCGCCATCTCCAGCACACTACCGGAGATCGCCCTCACCTATTAAACGCCACCCATCTCATTCTCCAAGGCAACGCTCTATGTCACCTTCATCCTCACCAATACAGAAATGGGATAGGCCATCACCACATGATCATCACATAACACCCTCTCCTCTAGAACGTAGATCTCCATCATCTCCAGCACGTCTCAAGAGATCAAGCCTTTCTCAACATAGATCCATTTCACCATATGATCGGAGTTATTCATCAAAGGAGCGGGGAAACCGATCGCCTGTCAAAGTAAAATCTCCCAGGGTCAGAACCAG tGATGAAAAAAGCTACTCACGCCGAGGTAAAGCCAAGGAAACTGAGGCTCGGACTGtcgaaaataataataaccggCGCGAGGTCTCAGATTCTGATATGGAGGAAGGCTATAAGCATAAAACCAGAAGTAAGGGTAGGAAAAGACACAAAAGATCAAACAGGAGTGACACTTCTTCGGAGAGAAGACACAGAAGATCAGACAGGCGTGACACTTATTCAGAGAGAAGACACAGAAGATCAGACAGGCGTGACACTTATTCAGAGAGAAGACACAGAAGATCAGACAGGCGTGACACTTATTCAGAGAGAAGACACAGAAGATCAGACAGGCGTGACACTTATTCAGAGAGAAGACACAGAAGATCAGACAGGCGTGACACTTATTCAGAGAGAAGACACAGAAGATCAGACAGGCGTGACACTTATTCAGAGAGAAGACACAGAAGATCAGACAGGCGTGACACTTATTCAGAGAGAAGACACAGAAGATCAGACAGGCGTGACACTTATTCAGAGAGAAGACACAGAAGATCAGACAGGCGTGACACTTATTCAGAGAGAAGACACAGAAGATCAGACAGGCGTGACACTTATTCAGAGAGAAGACACAGAAGATCAGACAGGCGTGACACTTCTTCGGAAGACAGCTATGATAGTGAATTGGAGAGGAAGGAGGCCCGGagaaggaaggaggaggagaggagGTGTTGGAAGGAGAAGAAGCGACAAAGACGTGAAGAGCATCGACGTAAAAAGGAAAAGCGGCGTGCTGAGAAGACGAAAGCTAAGACTTTCAGTTATGATTGCTCGGAAGAGTGTTGTCCGAGTGATAGTGCGTATGAGGCCGAGCAGAGAAGGTTAGAGGTCGAGTTGAGGAATAAGGCACTGGAAGCATTCAATGCAAGGAAAGGGAGAAGGCATAATAGATCTTCAGAATAG
- the LOC111783281 gene encoding pentatricopeptide repeat-containing protein At3g46790, chloroplastic-like → MWALRTPQYTQYPPLSRRHSSAHSPSKPSICSVSLNSSTAANSNKNQLIQSLCKQGNLKQALLLLSHESNPTQRTWELLILSAARRNSLSDGLDVHRRLVDGGFDQDPFLATKLINMFSELESVDNVRKVFDKTRKRTIFVWNALFRALALAGHGKDVLELYAQMNMMGVPSDRFTYTYLLKACAASECLVSFLQKGKEIHAHILRHGYEAHVHAMTTLVDMYARFGCVSYAGAVFDEMPVRNVVSWSAMIACYAKNGKPYEALELFREMMLNTHDTVPNSVTMVSVLQSCAALSALEQGKLIHAYILRRGLDSILPVISALVTMYARCGKLELGQLVFDFMHKRDVVIWNSLISSYGVHGYGRKAIEIFEEMVDHGVSPSYISFVSVLGACSHAGLVEEGKELFESMAKKHGIQPGEEHYACMVDLLGRANRLDEAAKIVEDLRIEPGPKVWGSLLGACRIHCHVELAERASKRLFELEPTNAGNYVLLADVYAEANMWNEVKRVRKLLDSRELRKVPGRSWIEVRRKIYSFTSVDEFYPQAEQLHALLMNLSNEMKQRGYTPHTKVVLYDLDEEEKERIVLGHSEKLAVAFGLINTSKGDTIRISKNLRLCEDCHSFTKFISKFADIEIMVRDVNRFHHFKDGVCSCGDYW, encoded by the coding sequence ATGTGGGCGCTTCGGACCCCCCAATATACCCAATACCCACCTTTGTCCCGCCGCCATTCTTCCGCTCATTCCCCTTCAAAACCCTCAATCTGCTCCGTCTCCTTAAACTCTTCAACCGCTGCAAATTCCAATAAGAATCAGTTGATTCAATCGCTGTGCAAACAGGGCAATCTAAAACAAGCCCTTTTGCTCCTCTCCCATGAATCCAATCCTACCCAACGGACGTGGGAGCTTTTAATCCTCTCCGCCGCTCGCCGGAACTCTCTTTCCGATGGCCTTGACGTCCATCGACGCCTCGTCGATGGGGGATTTGACCAAGATCCTTTCCTGGCCACCAAGCTTATCAATATGTTTTCCGAATTGGAATCTGTTGACAATGTACGTAAGGTGTTCGACAAAACGCGTAAGAGAACTATATTTGTTTGGAATGCGTTGTTTAGAGCTCTTGCGTTGGCGGGTCATGGAAAAGACGTACTGGAATTGTATGCCCAGATGAATATGATGGGAGTTCCTTCTGATAGGTTTACTTATACTTATTTGCTCAAAGCCTGTGCTGCTTCAGAGTGTTTGGTTTCATTTCTCCAGAAGGGTAAGGAAATTCATGCGCATATTTTGAGACATGGGTATGAAGCTCATGTTCATGCAATGACTACTCTGGTGGATATGTACGCAAGGTTTGGGTGTGTTTCTTATGCAGGTGctgtgtttgatgaaatgcctGTGAGAAATGTGGTTTCTTGGAGTGCTATGATTGCGTGCTATGCAAAGAATGGGAAGCCATACGAAGCTTTGGAACTCTTTCGTGAGATGATGCTCAATACCCACGATACCGTGCCGAATTCCGTGACGATGGTCAGCGTACTCCAATCCTGTGCTGCTCTTTCTGCTCTGGAGCAAGGGAAGCTTATCCACGCTTACATTCTTAGGAGGGGTCTTGATTCAATCTTGCCAGTTATAAGTGCTCTTGTGACCATGTATGCAAGATGTGGTAAGCTTGAGTTAGGCCAACTAGTTTTTGACTTTATGCATAAGAGAGATGTTGTCATATGGAATTCCTTGATTTCGAGTTATGGAGTACACGGATATGGAAGAAAAGCAATCGAAATTTTCGAAGAGATGGTTGATCATGGAGTCTCACCCAGTTACATATCATTTGTAAGTGTTTTAGGTGCTTGCAGCCATGCCGGGCTTGTTGAAGAAGGGAAGGAGTTGTTTGAATCCATGGCAAAGAAACATGGTATACAGCCTGGTGAGGAGCACTATGCTTGTATGGTTGATCTTCTCGGGCGTGCGAATCGATTGGACGAAGCAGCCAAGATTGTAGAGGATCTGCGTATTGAACCAGGGCCAAAAGTATGGGGCTCTCTTCTTGGTGCCTGTAGGATTCATTGTCATGTCGAGCTAGCTGAACGAGCAAGCAAAAGGCTTTTCGAGCTCGAACCTACGAATGCCGGGAATTATGTACTTCTAGCTGATGTTTATGCAGAAGCTAACATGTGGAATGAGGTAAAGAGAGTTAGAAAACTACTTGATTCCCGCGAACTACGAAAGGTCCCAGGTAGAAGTTGGATCGAAGTACGAAGGAAGATCTATTCATTTACATCTGTTGATGAGTTTTATCCACAGGCAGAGCAGCTCCATGCCCTGTTAATGAATTTGTCAAATGAGATGAAGCAAAGAGGGTATACCCCACATACTAAAGTGGTGCTGTATGATCTTGatgaggaagaaaaggaaaggattGTGTTGGGTCATAGCGAAAAGCTCGCAGTTGCTTTTGGACTCATCAATACAAGCAAGGGGGACACCATAAGGATATCTAAGAACTTGAGGTTATGTGAAGATTGCCATTCTTTCACAAAATTCATCTCCAAGTTTGCTGATATCGAGATTATGGTTCGAGATGTGAATCGCTTCCACCATTTCAAGGACGGAGTTTGCTCGTGTGGAGATTATTGGTAG
- the LOC111782737 gene encoding methylsterol monooxygenase 2-2-like has protein sequence MAELLESAWRYLITNFSDFQLACIGSFIIHESVFFLSGLPFVFLERAGWLSKYKIQAKNNSPAAQGKCISRLLLYHFGVNLPVMIVSYPVFKRMGMRSTLPLPSWKVVFGQIIFYFIVEDFVFYWGHRILHTKWLYKNVHSVHHEYATPFGLTSEYAHPAEILFLGFATIVGPALTGPHLMTLWLWMVLRVLETVEAHCGYDFPWSPSNFIPLYGGAYFHDYHHRLLYTKSGNYSSTFTYMDWIFGTDKGFRNLEAIKKAES, from the exons ATGGCTGAGCTTCTTGAATCTGCCTGGCGG TATCTGATCACAAACTTCAGTGATTTTCAACTAGCTTGTATTGGAAGCTTTATTATCCATGAAAGCGTGTTCTTCTTATCTGGGCTTCCCTTTGTTTTTCTGGAAAGAGCAGGGTGGCTAAGCAAGTACAAGATCCAG GCTAAGAATAATAGTCCTGCTGCTCAAGGAAAATGTATTTCGCGCCTACTGCTCTATCACTTTGGTGTAAATCTGCCCGTTATGATCGTTTCGTATCCGGTGTTCAAGCGTATGGGCATGAGAAGCACTCTTCCATTGCCATCCTG GAAAGTCGTTTTCGGCCagataatattttactttattgtGGAGGATTTTGTTTTCTACTGGGGCCATAGAATTTTACACACCAAATGGCTGTACAAGAACGTCCACAGCGTGCATCACGA ATACGCTACCCCTTTTGGACTAACATCAGAATATGCTCACCCTGCCGAGATCCTGTTCCTCGGATTCGCAACCATTGTCGGTCCTGCTCTTACCGGTCCCCATCTAATGACTCTGTGGTTATGGATGGTACTTCGAGTGCTAGAGACGGTCGAGGCTCATTGTGGTTACGATTTTCCTTGGAGCCCTTCAAACTTCATACCTTTGTATGGGGG TGCTTACTTTCATGATTATCATCACCGGCTGCTTTATACAAAATCTGGCAACTACTCGTCGACGTTCACTTACATGGACTG GATATTTGGAACCGATAAGGGTTTCAGAAATTTGGAAGCTATAAAAAAGGCAGAAAGTTGA
- the LOC111782738 gene encoding elongin-C-like, giving the protein MKKEETVKLISAEGFEFLIHKDAAMVSQTIRNMLTSPGNFAESQHREVTFPEISTTILEKICQYFYWNLQFASGKETEFPIEPELTLELMMAANYLHT; this is encoded by the exons atgaagaaggaagagacTGTGAAATTGATCAGCGCTGAGGGTTTCGAGTTCCTGATCCACAAGGATGCTGCCATGGTTTCTCAGACCATTCGAAACATGCTTACTTCCCCAG GTAATTTTGCTGAATCGCAACACAGAGAAGTGACTTTTCCTGAGATTAGCACCACCATTCTCGAGAAGATTTGCCAATATTTTTACTGGAATCTTCAGTTCGCcag TGGGAAAGAGACCGAGTTCCCGATTGAACCTGAATTGACTCTTGAGTTGATGATGGCTGCCAACTATCTCCATACATGA